From the genome of Amylibacter sp. IMCC11727:
CAACATCGAGAACGGCACAACCATATCGCTGGCGGGTACATTATGCCCATGAATATGGAACACAGGGTTGTTCAACCGCTGCGTTTCATCCTGCGAAGCATAGGCCCGCAACTGTTGGTGATATTCATCCACCGCTTTTGGGATCACATCGAAATGCATCCGCTTCGCGGTTTTTGGCTTTTGATACATAAAGTACGACAAGGATTCCGCCGACGCATAGGTCAGCCATTCATCAATCGAAACACCATTGCCAGACGTTTTCGAAATCTTGTGACCGTCTTCATCCAAGAACAGCTCATACACAAAATGGTCCGGTTTCTTGCCGCCCAAAATCTCGCAAATCCGATCATAGATCGGCGTGTTTGTGGAATGGTCCTTGCCATACATTTCAAAATCCACGTCGAGCGCAGCCCAGCGGGCCCCAAAATCTGGCTTCCATTGCAGCTTCACATTGCCGCCCGTCACAGGCAGCGTGAATTCTTTGCCATCCTCGTCGTCAAACGTGATCGTCCCGTTTTTGCCATCCACATGCTTCATCGGCACATACAAAACACGCCCTGTTTCAGGATGGATCGGCAGGAAGATGGAATAGGTCGCTTGGCGTTCTTCGCGCAATGATTTCAACATCACCTTCATTACGTCATCGTATTTTTCACAGGCCCGCAGCAGCACCTCGTCAAACTTGCCTGACTGATAATACTCGGTGGACGAAATGAACTCATACTCAAACCCAAAGGTATCAAGAAAGCTGTTCAATTTCGCGTTGTTGTGCGCACCAAAACTGTCATGCGTGCCAAACGGATCAGGCACAGACGTCAGCGGCTTTTGTAAATGCGCCTGCAAACTTTCGGCATTTGGCACATTGCCTGGAACCTTGCGCATCCCGTCCAGATCATCGGAAAAACAAATCAATCGCGTCGGAATATCTGAAAGCACCTCAAACGCGCGACGGATCATCGTCGTGCGCGCCACTTCGCCAAACGTGCCGATATGGGGCAGACCTGATGGGCCATATCCTGTTTCAAACAGCACATAACCCTTTTCAGGCGCACCCTTTGAATACCGTTTCAAAATCTTGCGGGCTTCTTCAAAAGGCCAGGCTTTGCTGCTCATCGCAAGATCACGGAGTTGGGACATGATAGATTCCAGTTTTCATTTGGTTCAAGCGCACTCCCTATTGCTCCTGCCCCCAAGGGTCAATATTATCGGCACGAATATCCACCAAAGGCCGCACCAATGACCGCAGATGACCTCAACGAAAGCCCATGGAACCTTCAGGACGCGTTAATTGCGCTTATGGTCTCCACATCCGTGTCCGATACGCAAGTGCGTACATTGGAACTGTTGTCCATTGATCGCGTGGTTGGCCATTTGCCTGTTTTCGCGGATTATGACGCGGATCGCATTACGATCATCTCTCAGACCGTATTCGATATTCTCGAAGACGAAGACGGCCTAGATGCGCTGTTCGGTCTGGTGCGCAGCGCTCTGCCAGAAAAATTCAACGAAACCGCATATGCCCTATGCTGTGATGTGGCTGCCGCTGATGGTCGCTTGCGCGAAGGCGAACTGCGGTTCTTGGAAGAAATCCGTTACGAGATGAACATTGATCGCCTTGCTGGGGCCGCGATTGAACGGGGCGCACGCGCCCGCCACCTAAAGGCGTAACGCCAGATTACTTGATGCTGTCGCGGAACACTTGCCAGTGACGATCAACGATCTGTTCATACCGCGCCGTTTTCTTTAACGCTTCAAGACCTGCATTGAACCGATACATGTTGGTTGTTCCGCGCCAGTGACGTTTGGAAATCACCACATGCAGCGTGGTTGTGGACAACGCCCGTTCCATTGCTTTCACATCACCTGTCATGTCTAGGCTCGCAATGGTACTTGGCCCCAGAAATTCGTTGGCAGACACGAAATCAACTTTACCCTCTGCCAATAACTCAAAACAGGCAGCAGGGCTGTCAGCACGCACCAAATCGATCAGATCGTTGGTCAACCAAAGACGACCGTTTTCTTCCAGATCGTGGGTGAAATAACCTGCTGGACGGCAAAGGGATTTGCCGTGAATATCTGAGTCATCAAAGAACCCATAATCCGCGTCTGCTTTGGCATACAACAACTCCAAAAACTCAAACACAGGCTCCGAGAAATGGAAATTCGTACAACGTTCGTTGTTCGGATCGGCCGCGCAATCTGGTTTGATCCATGGAAAGCCCATATCGAACTTCTTTTCGTCTAACAGCGGGAACAGATGCTGTGACCAATCGTTTTCCCATGTGATCGAAAAGGGCAGCGGGCTTGGGGCCGATTCAAATGACGCATTCACCAATTCGGTGAACATACCACCCCCCAGCCAATCCTGTTGCGTGAACGGCGCGTAATTTGATCCCGTCAACAAACGGATATCTGCATCATCCTGCAGCAATGGCGTCGGATCGGCCTGCAACGCAGTCACAGTTTTTGCAGGCTCGGTGGTTTCAACCGTTTCGGTTTCTGTGGCTGCACTTGCTGCGGTGGTCGTGACATCGTCGGGCGTTTCACCGTTGATGCACGGAACGTTCAGCGCCACACCTTGCGGAAGGTCCACAAGGTTGCCTCCCAACGCCTCTTCGTTTGCGTAATAAACAACCGACCA
Proteins encoded in this window:
- a CDS encoding transporter substrate-binding domain-containing protein, encoding MLKQLIAGGVLVTVAGVAQAQEDCGRTYVLQEGDTLLSIAQNYYGDRSKWSVVYYANEEALGGNLVDLPQGVALNVPCINGETPDDVTTTAASAATETETVETTEPAKTVTALQADPTPLLQDDADIRLLTGSNYAPFTQQDWLGGGMFTELVNASFESAPSPLPFSITWENDWSQHLFPLLDEKKFDMGFPWIKPDCAADPNNERCTNFHFSEPVFEFLELLYAKADADYGFFDDSDIHGKSLCRPAGYFTHDLEENGRLWLTNDLIDLVRADSPAACFELLAEGKVDFVSANEFLGPSTIASLDMTGDVKAMERALSTTTLHVVISKRHWRGTTNMYRFNAGLEALKKTARYEQIVDRHWQVFRDSIK
- a CDS encoding tellurite resistance TerB family protein produces the protein MTADDLNESPWNLQDALIALMVSTSVSDTQVRTLELLSIDRVVGHLPVFADYDADRITIISQTVFDILEDEDGLDALFGLVRSALPEKFNETAYALCCDVAAADGRLREGELRFLEEIRYEMNIDRLAGAAIERGARARHLKA
- a CDS encoding lysine--tRNA ligase; this translates as MSQLRDLAMSSKAWPFEEARKILKRYSKGAPEKGYVLFETGYGPSGLPHIGTFGEVARTTMIRRAFEVLSDIPTRLICFSDDLDGMRKVPGNVPNAESLQAHLQKPLTSVPDPFGTHDSFGAHNNAKLNSFLDTFGFEYEFISSTEYYQSGKFDEVLLRACEKYDDVMKVMLKSLREERQATYSIFLPIHPETGRVLYVPMKHVDGKNGTITFDDEDGKEFTLPVTGGNVKLQWKPDFGARWAALDVDFEMYGKDHSTNTPIYDRICEILGGKKPDHFVYELFLDEDGHKISKTSGNGVSIDEWLTYASAESLSYFMYQKPKTAKRMHFDVIPKAVDEYHQQLRAYASQDETQRLNNPVFHIHGHNVPASDMVVPFSMLLNLASVSSAETKDAMWGFINKYAPEASPETNPGLDDAAGFAVRYYHDFVKPAKVFRAPTDQERAALADLAAALKDVDAAKAMIDKKNADMGNGEAPIETLNMADADDLQSVVFAVGKNHGFEPLRHWFTAIYEVLLGASQGPRFGGFIALYGVEETVALIEAGLNGDLG